A window of the Dyadobacter pollutisoli genome harbors these coding sequences:
- a CDS encoding ABC transporter permease has protein sequence MPESRPPTAESPKPPHWATNLLTWLADPNTLEEVQGDLLEMYAYWSENDGERKARWRYILSVFKLLRPFAREKKSNDYSRAYLFSNDMIRNYFKIAFRNLVKNKVYSVINISGLAVGMAFAIVIGLWARYEISFDTFHKNGRRIALIKKNTLYNNEKKTQDATPLPLYYELRANYPEVKRITRMDMGGRHSLAANNNSFIKEGQFVDPDFLEMFSFSLLEGNIKTALSNPNTIVLTKSLAGALFGKADPIGKLVKLDNNYQLQVTAVVQDVPGNSTIQFDFLVPYEFGVLVSDFVKNNKTNWGNNFLLNVVELEEEADMQAFSKKIAPLNVLRDKNQKNQTLFLHPLTKWHLYDNYVNWTNAGGKIEYVRLFGMIGIFVLLIACINFMNLSTARSEKRAREVGIRKAVGSQRKQLILQFFCESLLTALLAFMVSIFLIKLIIPALKDIGFANIALNLNDLNLLAMVFLVCILTSLISGSYPALYLSSFAPVKVLKGKFIQGKKSVTLRQVLVVSQFTVSIGLIISTVIVYKQISYAKNRPVGYNTDNLISINSTDDLVKNFIPLKQELLNNGFIASVSKASQPMTRVYNRWSDFSWTGKEPNSDIALDAIMTEWDFEKTAGLKFKQGRPFSKDYKSDSNAVILNEAALKVIGYKDPIGKTMRSGNRVLTIVGVVENLILEDPFQPVYPLAILFNPAVVSNIFLRLKPDTNLKAALADVQSIFEKYNPSLPFEYSFVDDEFDQKFATENQVGKLAAIFALTAIFISCLGLFGLASFTAEQRTKEIGIRKVLGASVAGLFQMLSREFVWLILISCMISAPIAYYFMNVWLQKYNYHTEISWWIFVVSGGGALVLTVLTVSFQSIKTALMNPVKSLRSE, from the coding sequence ATGCCCGAAAGCCGACCGCCGACTGCTGAAAGCCCAAAGCCCCCTCACTGGGCCACCAACCTACTAACCTGGCTGGCCGATCCGAACACTTTGGAAGAGGTGCAGGGCGATTTGCTGGAAATGTATGCTTATTGGTCTGAGAACGACGGTGAACGAAAGGCACGGTGGCGGTATATTCTGAGCGTATTTAAATTACTACGCCCATTTGCCAGAGAAAAAAAGTCTAATGATTATTCGAGAGCCTATTTATTCAGCAATGATATGATACGTAACTATTTCAAAATTGCTTTTCGAAATCTTGTAAAAAATAAGGTCTATTCTGTCATTAACATTTCCGGTTTGGCAGTGGGGATGGCCTTTGCGATAGTGATAGGGCTTTGGGCCCGGTATGAAATAAGTTTTGATACATTTCATAAAAACGGCAGACGCATTGCCCTGATAAAGAAAAACACGCTGTATAACAATGAAAAAAAGACACAGGATGCCACACCTTTGCCCCTGTACTATGAGCTCAGGGCAAATTATCCGGAGGTTAAAAGAATAACCCGGATGGATATGGGCGGACGGCACAGCCTGGCGGCCAATAACAATAGTTTTATTAAAGAAGGGCAGTTTGTTGACCCGGATTTTTTAGAAATGTTTTCCTTCTCACTCCTTGAAGGCAACATCAAAACAGCATTGAGCAACCCCAATACCATTGTTCTTACCAAGTCACTTGCAGGGGCGCTGTTTGGAAAAGCTGATCCCATTGGGAAGCTGGTTAAACTGGACAATAATTATCAATTGCAGGTAACCGCAGTTGTACAAGACGTCCCAGGGAATTCCACCATACAATTTGACTTCCTCGTGCCATATGAGTTTGGCGTGCTGGTTAGTGATTTTGTCAAAAATAATAAGACCAATTGGGGAAATAACTTCCTGTTGAATGTGGTAGAGCTTGAAGAAGAGGCTGATATGCAGGCTTTTTCCAAAAAGATAGCACCCTTGAATGTTCTGAGAGACAAGAACCAGAAGAATCAGACGCTGTTTTTACATCCGCTAACCAAGTGGCACCTGTATGACAATTATGTAAACTGGACCAATGCGGGCGGGAAAATCGAGTATGTACGCTTGTTCGGCATGATCGGGATTTTCGTGCTGTTGATCGCCTGTATTAATTTCATGAACCTGTCCACAGCACGTTCGGAGAAGAGGGCCAGGGAAGTTGGCATTCGCAAAGCAGTGGGTTCGCAGCGCAAGCAACTCATACTTCAATTTTTCTGTGAATCGTTGCTAACCGCACTCCTCGCATTCATGGTGTCAATTTTCCTGATCAAGCTGATTATTCCAGCCCTTAAAGACATTGGTTTCGCGAATATCGCGCTGAATTTGAACGATCTGAACTTATTGGCGATGGTTTTCCTGGTTTGTATCCTGACAAGCCTGATTTCCGGAAGCTATCCGGCATTGTACCTTTCGTCTTTTGCTCCTGTCAAAGTTTTAAAAGGAAAATTCATTCAGGGAAAAAAATCGGTCACCCTGCGCCAGGTCCTGGTAGTTTCCCAGTTTACCGTTTCGATTGGTTTGATAATCAGTACTGTCATCGTCTACAAACAAATTAGCTACGCAAAAAACCGCCCAGTTGGCTATAATACCGACAATCTGATCTCCATTAATTCCACCGATGATCTTGTAAAAAACTTTATCCCTTTAAAACAGGAGTTGTTGAACAATGGCTTCATAGCATCCGTTTCGAAAGCCTCCCAACCGATGACGCGCGTTTATAACCGGTGGAGTGATTTTTCCTGGACAGGCAAGGAGCCAAATTCCGACATCGCCCTGGATGCAATTATGACCGAATGGGATTTTGAAAAAACGGCTGGGTTAAAGTTCAAGCAAGGCCGCCCTTTTTCCAAAGATTATAAATCCGATTCTAATGCAGTTATTCTGAACGAAGCTGCTCTTAAAGTGATCGGCTACAAGGATCCAATCGGGAAAACTATGCGCTCAGGCAACCGGGTGCTGACGATTGTGGGTGTTGTGGAAAACCTGATCCTGGAAGATCCGTTTCAGCCTGTTTATCCGTTGGCCATCCTGTTTAATCCTGCTGTTGTCAGCAATATTTTTCTGAGACTCAAACCAGATACGAATTTAAAAGCAGCATTAGCCGACGTCCAGTCTATTTTCGAGAAATACAATCCTTCACTACCCTTTGAATATAGCTTCGTAGATGACGAATTTGACCAAAAGTTCGCCACTGAAAACCAGGTGGGTAAGTTAGCCGCCATATTTGCGCTGACCGCAATTTTCATTTCTTGCCTTGGACTTTTCGGGCTGGCCTCGTTCACCGCCGAGCAACGTACCAAAGAGATTGGTATTCGTAAGGTGTTGGGGGCTTCTGTTGCTGGTTTATTTCAAATGCTTTCACGGGAATTTGTATGGCTCATCCTGATCTCGTGCATGATCTCGGCTCCGATCGCTTATTATTTCATGAATGTCTGGTTGCAGAAATACAACTATCACACAGAAATATCGTGGTGGATATTCGTGGTATCAGGGGGAGGGGCTTTGGTACTCACAGTGTTAACAGTGAGTTTTCAATCCATTAAAACTGCCTTGATGAACCCGGTGAAGTCGTTGCGGAGCGAGTGA
- a CDS encoding ABC transporter permease, whose product MLRNYLKIAFRNLVKNPGYSAINIGGLALGMAVAMLIGLWIYDEISFNKNHKNYDRIVQVMEQQTLDSETQTGQNVAIPVGKELETYYGDHFKHVVMSSWTVRHLLTYGDNKLTRMGNFMSATTPEMLSLNMVKGSWSALNDPASVLLSKSVAKALFGSAEPLGKMIKIDSELDVRVTGVYEDIPHSSDFRDVHFIAPWDLYVSTTDWVRNARDNNEWAGSSFQIFAQLSEKADLATVSAKIKNIKIDKGDKEELKFKPQILLHPMSRWHLYSEWQNGVNTGGKIQTVWFFSIIGVFVLLLACINFMNLSTARSEKRSREVGIRKAIGSVRLQLAIQFLSESYLIVISAFLLAILLAQLALPLFNEIADKEMVLMWTSPWFWVISICFCLLTGLVAGSYPALYLSSFDPAKALRGLLPSRVLGGFVNVAPRKILVVLQFTVSVTLIIGTIVIYRQIKHGQNRAVGYDREGLVSIHVSTPEIHKHIDAFRDELIKTGTVSAVSESMGPTTDVRSVNKGFNWKGKDPAMQVDFVTMAVAHDFGKTVGWKFVEGRDFSKSFSTDSSGFVLNETAARLMGFSGKAPGEFVKWEDKSFKVIGVVKDMIMTSPYEPVKQTIFFIGRRAGNFITIRIDPKANAADALRNIESVFKKHDPASPFQYDFVDDEYAFKFADEQRIGTLAAFFAVLAILISSLGLFGLASFVAGQRIKEIGIRKVLGASVANLWLLLSGDFVLLVAIACLLSAPTSWYYMSSWLEKYTYRTEISWWIFAASATGALTLTLLTVSYQAIRAALLDPVKSLRSE is encoded by the coding sequence ATGCTCCGTAACTATCTCAAAATTGCTTTCAGAAATCTGGTGAAAAATCCGGGATATTCTGCGATTAACATTGGCGGCCTGGCATTGGGTATGGCCGTTGCCATGTTGATAGGACTTTGGATTTATGATGAAATTTCTTTCAACAAAAACCATAAAAATTACGACCGCATCGTACAGGTCATGGAGCAGCAAACCCTGGACAGTGAGACGCAAACTGGTCAGAATGTGGCCATTCCGGTAGGAAAAGAACTTGAAACCTACTACGGAGATCATTTCAAACACGTTGTTATGTCGTCGTGGACGGTGAGACATTTGCTTACTTACGGTGATAACAAACTCACCAGAATGGGCAACTTCATGTCTGCTACCACGCCCGAAATGCTTTCGTTGAATATGGTCAAAGGCAGTTGGAGTGCATTGAATGACCCGGCCTCCGTGCTTCTTTCCAAATCTGTCGCCAAAGCACTGTTTGGAAGCGCCGAACCGCTTGGGAAAATGATCAAGATAGATAGCGAGCTGGACGTCCGGGTTACGGGCGTATATGAAGACATTCCACACTCTTCCGATTTTCGCGATGTTCATTTCATAGCGCCCTGGGACTTGTACGTGTCCACTACCGACTGGGTCCGTAACGCAAGGGACAACAATGAATGGGCTGGCAGCTCATTCCAGATCTTCGCACAACTTAGCGAAAAAGCCGATCTGGCGACTGTTTCAGCCAAAATCAAAAACATTAAGATCGATAAAGGGGATAAGGAAGAACTCAAATTCAAGCCACAGATCCTACTGCATCCAATGAGCCGGTGGCATCTGTATTCGGAATGGCAGAATGGCGTCAATACCGGCGGAAAAATCCAGACTGTTTGGTTTTTCAGCATTATCGGCGTTTTTGTGCTGTTGCTGGCCTGCATTAATTTCATGAACCTGAGTACGGCCCGGTCTGAAAAAAGGTCGCGGGAAGTGGGTATCCGAAAAGCAATCGGTTCGGTCAGGTTGCAACTGGCGATACAGTTTTTGAGTGAATCGTATCTGATCGTCATTTCAGCTTTTTTGCTGGCTATTCTTCTGGCGCAACTGGCATTGCCGCTTTTCAATGAAATAGCGGATAAGGAAATGGTCCTGATGTGGACAAGTCCCTGGTTCTGGGTGATCAGTATTTGCTTTTGCCTTCTTACAGGTCTGGTTGCAGGTAGTTATCCCGCATTGTACCTCTCGTCTTTCGATCCTGCAAAGGCACTTCGTGGCCTGCTTCCTTCCAGGGTTTTGGGAGGTTTTGTCAATGTTGCCCCGCGCAAAATACTGGTGGTTTTGCAGTTCACAGTATCCGTTACGCTCATTATCGGCACCATTGTGATCTATCGTCAGATAAAGCATGGGCAAAACCGGGCGGTCGGTTATGACCGCGAAGGACTGGTCTCCATTCATGTGAGCACGCCCGAGATCCACAAACATATCGACGCATTCCGTGATGAATTGATCAAAACTGGCACAGTAAGCGCAGTGTCGGAATCAATGGGGCCTACCACCGACGTGCGGTCCGTAAACAAAGGATTCAACTGGAAAGGTAAGGATCCCGCCATGCAGGTTGACTTTGTGACAATGGCTGTCGCCCACGATTTTGGCAAAACAGTGGGTTGGAAATTTGTCGAAGGGAGGGATTTTTCCAAATCATTTTCGACTGATTCTTCTGGCTTTGTCCTCAACGAAACCGCCGCGCGCCTGATGGGTTTTTCTGGAAAAGCGCCCGGTGAGTTTGTAAAATGGGAGGATAAAAGTTTCAAAGTCATCGGAGTGGTGAAAGACATGATCATGACTTCGCCCTACGAGCCTGTAAAGCAAACGATCTTTTTTATAGGCCGTCGCGCCGGAAACTTTATCACGATCCGGATTGACCCGAAAGCCAATGCAGCCGATGCATTGCGGAACATTGAAAGTGTTTTCAAAAAACATGATCCTGCCTCTCCGTTTCAGTATGATTTTGTGGATGATGAATACGCATTCAAATTCGCCGATGAGCAACGGATAGGAACCCTCGCCGCTTTCTTCGCAGTATTGGCCATTCTTATTTCGAGTCTGGGCCTTTTCGGGCTGGCATCTTTTGTCGCCGGGCAGCGGATCAAGGAAATTGGCATTCGAAAGGTACTAGGGGCCTCGGTCGCAAACCTTTGGCTGCTGCTTTCGGGGGATTTTGTGTTGCTGGTTGCCATTGCCTGCCTTTTATCCGCCCCGACATCGTGGTATTATATGAGTAGCTGGCTCGAAAAGTACACCTACCGGACAGAAATTTCCTGGTGGATCTTTGCCGCATCCGCAACAGGTGCATTGACCTTAACATTGCTGACCGTCAGCTATCAGGCTATCCGGGCAGCATTACTGGATCCGGTGAAAAGCCTGCGAAGCGAGTAA
- a CDS encoding FtsX-like permease family protein, with protein sequence MADSRKPTAESQRPPRWATKLLAWLADPNTLEEVQGDLLEMHNYWLKTDGERKARWRYILSVFKLLRPFAREKNSNDYSKTYFFSHAMIRNYFKIAFRNLLKNKGYAAINIGGLAVGMAVAMLIGLWVFDEISFNRVHENYDRIAQVMQHQTFNGEIQTGGNAPMQLEPELRNKYGNNFKHIVLAGGRGDHLLTFGSKKINQNGYYMGPEAAEMLSLKMLKGTRSGLSDPNSIMLSESASEAIFGNAEPMDKVVKIDNDQVVKVTGVYADLPRNATFANLAFIAPWKLVEQNLPPWLGWGNNWFEIYVQIAEKAKMEQVSANISKSKLNNIDAEETKYNPVVFLQPMAKWNLYSEFKNGKIVGGRIANVRLFGVIGMFVLLLACINFMNLNTARSEKRAKEIGVRKAVGSAKSQLALQFLGESLLVVFIAFFFAIILTRLCLPQFNQVVDKRINIPWNVPYFWASCLGFVLFTGLLAGSYPALYLSSFKPIAALKGITAKLNTGRLSGSPRKVLVVLQFTVSVTLIIGTIIVFRQIQFAKNRPIGYSRQQLVSSPIKSDEIIKHFAAFRNDLLNTGAVEEMAATDSPVTNTYVTNGGLTWPGKDPAMADEFVTLRVTHEFGKTIDWKIKEGRDFSKEFPTDSMGFILNEAAVKYMGLKNPVCQIIQWGKNGGYKVIGVVKDLVTQSPYEPAKQTIFFINYKRISLVNMKIKPSASASQALTQIQAVFKKYDPENLFQYSFADQEYAKKFSDEERIAKLTTFFAVLAILISCLGLFGLASFVAEQRTKEIGIRKVLGASVAGLWRLLSKDFVILVIVSCIISAPIAWYLMTGWLQKYTYRTEISWWIFAASAGGALIVTLLTISFQAIRAALMNPVKSLRSE encoded by the coding sequence ATGGCTGACAGCCGAAAGCCGACCGCCGAAAGCCAAAGGCCTCCTCGCTGGGCCACCAAGCTACTAGCCTGGCTTGCCGACCCAAATACCTTGGAAGAGGTTCAGGGCGACTTGTTGGAAATGCACAATTATTGGTTAAAAACCGACGGTGAGCGAAAGGCACGGTGGCGGTATATTCTGAGCGTATTTAAATTACTACGCCCATTTGCCAGAGAAAAAAATTCCAATGATTATTCCAAAACCTATTTCTTCAGTCACGCCATGATCCGTAATTATTTCAAAATCGCTTTCAGGAACCTGTTAAAAAACAAGGGTTATGCTGCCATTAACATTGGCGGATTGGCCGTGGGAATGGCGGTGGCTATGCTGATCGGGCTCTGGGTATTTGACGAGATTTCATTTAACAGAGTCCACGAAAACTATGACCGCATCGCTCAGGTAATGCAACATCAAACATTCAATGGTGAAATTCAAACGGGTGGAAATGCGCCTATGCAGCTCGAACCGGAACTCCGGAACAAGTATGGCAATAATTTCAAACATATAGTACTGGCTGGCGGACGTGGAGATCACCTGTTGACTTTTGGCTCTAAAAAGATCAATCAGAACGGTTACTACATGGGACCGGAAGCTGCTGAAATGCTTTCATTGAAAATGCTGAAAGGCACCCGATCAGGTCTCTCAGATCCCAACTCCATCATGCTTTCCGAATCGGCCAGTGAAGCGATTTTTGGAAATGCCGAGCCAATGGATAAGGTCGTGAAGATCGATAATGACCAGGTTGTCAAAGTAACAGGCGTTTATGCCGATTTGCCACGTAATGCTACGTTTGCTAATCTAGCTTTCATTGCGCCGTGGAAACTGGTGGAACAGAATTTACCGCCATGGCTTGGCTGGGGGAACAACTGGTTTGAGATTTATGTACAAATCGCCGAAAAAGCTAAGATGGAGCAGGTATCGGCCAACATTAGCAAGTCGAAGCTTAATAATATCGACGCCGAAGAAACCAAGTATAACCCGGTTGTCTTTTTACAGCCTATGGCTAAATGGAATTTGTATTCTGAATTCAAGAACGGCAAAATCGTTGGAGGCAGGATCGCGAATGTAAGGCTGTTTGGCGTCATCGGAATGTTTGTACTGCTATTGGCCTGCATCAATTTTATGAACCTGAACACGGCCAGAAGTGAAAAGCGAGCAAAAGAGATAGGCGTTCGCAAAGCAGTAGGCTCGGCAAAAAGCCAGCTGGCATTGCAGTTTCTGGGCGAATCGTTACTGGTCGTTTTCATTGCTTTTTTCTTCGCTATTATCCTCACAAGGCTTTGTCTTCCCCAATTCAATCAGGTAGTCGACAAACGGATCAATATTCCCTGGAATGTGCCTTATTTCTGGGCCTCGTGTTTGGGTTTTGTGCTTTTTACCGGACTTCTTGCCGGCAGTTATCCTGCACTTTATCTGTCTTCATTCAAACCCATTGCAGCGTTAAAAGGCATAACAGCGAAATTAAATACGGGGCGTTTGTCGGGTTCGCCGCGCAAGGTTTTGGTCGTTTTGCAGTTTACCGTTTCAGTAACGCTGATCATCGGCACCATTATCGTTTTCCGTCAGATACAATTTGCTAAAAACCGGCCAATCGGTTACAGCCGACAACAACTTGTCAGCAGTCCGATTAAATCTGACGAGATCATTAAACACTTTGCAGCCTTTCGGAACGATTTGCTCAACACCGGAGCAGTGGAGGAAATGGCCGCAACCGACAGCCCGGTTACCAACACCTACGTCACTAACGGTGGGCTTACCTGGCCAGGCAAAGATCCGGCGATGGCCGACGAGTTTGTAACATTGCGGGTGACCCATGAATTTGGCAAAACCATTGATTGGAAAATCAAGGAAGGCCGCGATTTTTCCAAAGAATTCCCCACGGATTCAATGGGTTTTATACTGAATGAAGCCGCTGTCAAATACATGGGACTGAAAAATCCGGTTTGTCAAATCATTCAATGGGGCAAAAATGGCGGTTACAAGGTCATTGGTGTAGTGAAAGATCTCGTAACCCAATCACCTTATGAGCCGGCGAAACAGACGATCTTCTTTATTAATTATAAAAGGATAAGTCTGGTCAATATGAAGATCAAGCCTTCTGCCAGTGCTTCGCAGGCATTGACTCAAATTCAGGCTGTTTTCAAAAAATATGATCCGGAAAATTTGTTCCAATACAGTTTCGCAGACCAGGAATATGCAAAGAAATTCAGTGATGAAGAGCGTATCGCGAAGCTGACTACATTCTTTGCAGTACTTGCCATTTTGATCTCCTGTCTGGGGCTGTTTGGGCTTGCTTCTTTTGTAGCCGAACAGCGTACCAAGGAAATTGGAATACGCAAGGTACTTGGAGCATCAGTAGCAGGGTTATGGCGGCTTTTGTCCAAAGACTTTGTGATCCTGGTGATCGTTTCGTGTATCATTTCCGCACCCATTGCCTGGTATTTGATGACAGGCTGGTTACAGAAATATACGTACCGAACCGAAATTTCCTGGTGGATCTTTGCTGCCTCCGCGGGCGGAGCATTGATTGTGACATTACTAACAATAAGTTTTCAGGCGATCCGTGCAGCGTTAATGAATCCGGTGAAGTCTTTACGCTCAGAATAA
- a CDS encoding DUF6252 family protein, with protein sequence MKTLQIAVLFAIIGLVTFSSCSKKSDDVTPDPAATVGFQVKVDGKTYAPDYAYALASFPGANGYYAVYGLDSKTSDVVAIALPNSAVEGTYPINAVNFGILTLNKEDFSTINGGDGKVTITKKTATQLQGTFSFTAFDAAGKVKRTLTEGSFNVNIR encoded by the coding sequence ATGAAAACTTTACAAATCGCAGTTCTTTTCGCCATTATCGGTCTTGTTACTTTCAGCTCATGCAGCAAAAAATCGGACGATGTTACTCCTGATCCGGCAGCAACAGTAGGATTTCAGGTGAAAGTGGATGGCAAAACTTACGCACCGGATTACGCTTATGCACTGGCCAGCTTTCCGGGGGCAAATGGTTACTATGCTGTTTATGGTCTGGATAGCAAAACCAGTGATGTAGTTGCGATCGCCTTGCCAAATTCAGCCGTAGAAGGTACATACCCTATCAATGCAGTTAATTTCGGCATCCTGACGTTGAATAAGGAAGACTTTTCAACTATCAACGGTGGAGATGGTAAAGTGACGATCACCAAGAAAACGGCAACACAACTGCAGGGCACGTTCAGTTTCACCGCTTTTGATGCAGCAGGCAAAGTAAAACGCACCCTGACAGAAGGAAGCTTTAATGTCAATATTCGCTAA
- a CDS encoding ABC transporter permease: protein MIRNYYKIAFRNLLKNKGYSAINIGGLAVGMAVAILIGLWLYDELSFNRYHTRHGSIAQVMTRFTGTGEHGINNSMPYPLFTELKNHYQNNFNNLVRVSWRQDYILSAGDKKISRKGQFWDKEAPDMLSLKMIHGSHAGLADPYSIMLSATTAKSLFGDQNPVNRTLKMNNKIDVRVTGVYEDMPMNSHFNEVKFVSPFDLWLTQNTWIEERATQDWSNHFLTIYAEIKPEDNFSKVSTIIKDAELKNLTNYKDQAAQRPQVFLHPMDNWHLHGFNRGAADAEPVRLVWTVGIIGAFVLLLACINFMNLSTARSEKRAKEVGIRKAIGSLRTQLVNQFLSESLLVVLIAFVFAILMATALLSWFNDLAAKQMSMLWGNPYFWLSSLSFVLVTGLLAGSYPALYLSAFQPVKVLKGAFRVGRFATIPRKVLVVMQFTVSVTLIISTIVIIRQIQIAKNRPVGYTRDGLIMLRMVSDDFYGKYDLLRDELKATGAVSEMSESMGTVTNVASGNSGFEWKNGNAEQDFGTLAVTHEHGKTVGWQFIKGRDFSREIATDSSGIVINEAAMKFMKLENPIGEPVRWKWYRGDKVLDYKILGVIKNMIMESPYDAIEPTIFFVKGHNGGVDWINIKMNPNMSTSKALPRIEAVFKKLIPSAPFDYQFVDEEYAKKFAREERIGKLATFFAALAIFISCLGLFGLASFVAEQRTKEIGIRKVLGASIANLWQLLSKDFVFLVILSCLISGPVAYFLMNSWLEKYTYRTEISWWIFAASGIGALAITLLTVSYQAIRAALLDPVRSLQSE, encoded by the coding sequence ATGATACGCAACTATTACAAAATCGCCTTTCGAAATCTTCTGAAAAACAAAGGCTACTCTGCCATTAACATTGGCGGACTGGCCGTGGGTATGGCCGTAGCCATTCTGATTGGTTTGTGGCTTTACGACGAACTGAGTTTTAACAGGTACCACACCCGTCACGGCAGCATTGCCCAGGTAATGACACGGTTCACAGGCACCGGCGAGCATGGTATCAACAATTCCATGCCCTATCCGCTGTTTACCGAACTGAAAAACCATTATCAGAACAATTTCAATAATCTGGTGAGGGTTTCGTGGCGGCAGGATTACATTCTTTCGGCCGGAGATAAAAAGATTTCCAGAAAAGGGCAGTTCTGGGATAAAGAGGCTCCCGATATGCTTTCGCTGAAAATGATTCATGGTTCGCATGCCGGCCTGGCGGACCCGTATTCCATTATGCTATCCGCTACAACGGCCAAATCGCTTTTTGGTGACCAGAACCCTGTGAACCGGACATTAAAAATGAATAACAAGATTGATGTTCGGGTAACCGGGGTATATGAAGATATGCCTATGAACAGTCATTTCAACGAAGTGAAATTCGTTTCACCATTTGATCTGTGGCTTACCCAAAACACTTGGATCGAAGAAAGGGCCACGCAGGATTGGAGCAATCATTTTCTGACGATTTATGCTGAAATAAAGCCGGAGGATAACTTTTCGAAAGTTTCAACCATCATTAAGGACGCGGAACTGAAAAATCTGACCAATTACAAGGATCAGGCTGCGCAGAGGCCTCAGGTTTTCCTACATCCAATGGATAACTGGCATTTGCATGGTTTCAACCGGGGAGCAGCCGACGCCGAACCGGTACGGCTGGTTTGGACAGTGGGCATTATCGGGGCTTTTGTACTACTATTGGCCTGCATCAATTTTATGAACCTAAGTACCGCCCGCTCCGAAAAACGGGCGAAGGAAGTGGGAATCCGTAAAGCTATCGGTTCGCTTCGTACCCAATTGGTCAATCAGTTTTTGAGCGAATCACTACTCGTCGTCCTGATCGCCTTTGTTTTCGCGATATTGATGGCTACCGCTTTATTATCCTGGTTTAATGATCTGGCCGCGAAGCAAATGTCCATGCTTTGGGGGAATCCGTATTTCTGGCTGTCCAGTCTGAGTTTTGTTTTAGTAACCGGTTTACTGGCGGGCAGTTATCCTGCACTTTATTTGTCTGCATTCCAACCGGTTAAAGTTCTGAAAGGCGCATTCCGTGTCGGACGTTTCGCCACCATTCCCCGTAAAGTACTGGTCGTGATGCAGTTCACCGTTTCAGTGACATTGATCATCAGCACGATCGTGATCATTCGTCAGATCCAGATTGCCAAAAACAGGCCGGTAGGCTACACACGTGATGGTTTGATCATGCTAAGAATGGTTTCTGATGATTTCTACGGAAAATATGACTTACTGAGGGATGAATTGAAAGCGACCGGCGCGGTATCCGAAATGTCTGAATCAATGGGTACCGTGACCAATGTCGCTTCCGGCAATTCCGGTTTTGAATGGAAGAATGGCAATGCCGAGCAAGACTTCGGAACGCTGGCTGTAACGCATGAGCACGGAAAAACCGTCGGCTGGCAATTTATCAAAGGCCGCGACTTTTCAAGGGAAATCGCTACCGACTCTTCCGGAATTGTCATCAATGAGGCAGCGATGAAATTCATGAAACTGGAAAATCCGATCGGGGAGCCTGTTCGCTGGAAATGGTACCGGGGTGACAAGGTACTGGACTACAAAATCCTGGGGGTTATCAAGAATATGATCATGGAGTCTCCTTATGACGCCATTGAACCAACGATATTTTTTGTAAAAGGACACAACGGTGGCGTGGATTGGATCAACATTAAAATGAACCCAAACATGAGTACCAGCAAAGCATTGCCGCGAATTGAAGCTGTTTTCAAGAAGCTGATCCCCTCGGCACCCTTCGACTATCAGTTTGTAGACGAAGAATATGCCAAGAAATTTGCCCGCGAAGAGCGGATAGGCAAACTGGCCACTTTCTTTGCAGCACTTGCCATATTCATCTCCTGCCTCGGCTTGTTCGGGCTGGCCTCGTTCGTTGCCGAGCAGCGTACCAAAGAAATTGGAATCCGTAAAGTATTGGGCGCTTCCATTGCCAATTTGTGGCAGCTATTATCGAAAGACTTTGTCTTTCTGGTCATTTTATCTTGCCTGATATCCGGGCCCGTCGCTTACTTTTTGATGAATAGCTGGTTGGAGAAATACACCTATCGTACCGAAATATCATGGTGGATATTTGCAGCCTCTGGTATCGGGGCATTGGCCATTACGTTACTCACTGTGAGTTACCAGGCGATCCGCGCAGCTTTGCTCGATCCGGTCAGAAGTTTGCAGAGCGAGTAA